One Kitasatospora sp. NBC_01266 genomic window carries:
- a CDS encoding hydroxymethylglutaryl-CoA lyase, which produces MELGLPDVVRDPALPARVRIHEVGARDGLQNESALVPVEVKAEFIARLAAAGLRTIEATSFVHPKWVPQLADAEQLLPRLAELRDQYPGLRLPVLVPNERGLERALAHGADEIAVFASATEAFARRNLNRSVAEVLEMFRPVVGRAGDQGLTVRGYLSMCFGDPWEGPVAPEQVVEAGLRLIELGCTELSLGDTIGVATPGQVAGLLDAFERAGVPVAQLAVHFHDTYGQALSNTLTALRHGVTIVDSSAGGLGGCPYAKSATGNLATEDLVWMLHGLGIETGVDLAALAATSAWLAGELGRPSPSRAVQALVGPTGISSTGNSAAGR; this is translated from the coding sequence CTGGAACTGGGTCTGCCCGACGTGGTCAGGGACCCGGCGCTGCCGGCCCGGGTGCGGATCCACGAAGTGGGCGCCCGCGACGGGCTGCAGAACGAGAGCGCGCTGGTCCCGGTCGAGGTGAAGGCCGAGTTCATCGCGCGCCTCGCCGCCGCCGGACTTCGGACCATCGAGGCGACCAGCTTCGTACACCCCAAGTGGGTCCCCCAGTTGGCCGATGCCGAACAGTTGCTGCCGCGACTGGCCGAGCTTCGTGACCAGTACCCCGGGCTCCGACTCCCGGTGCTGGTCCCCAACGAGCGTGGCCTGGAGCGCGCGCTCGCACACGGCGCCGACGAGATCGCCGTCTTCGCCAGCGCCACGGAAGCATTCGCCCGACGCAATCTCAACCGCTCGGTTGCCGAGGTGCTGGAGATGTTCCGTCCGGTGGTCGGACGGGCCGGCGACCAGGGCCTGACCGTGCGCGGCTACCTCTCGATGTGCTTCGGCGACCCGTGGGAGGGCCCGGTCGCGCCCGAACAGGTCGTCGAGGCCGGGCTGCGGCTGATCGAGTTGGGCTGCACGGAGTTGAGCCTCGGCGACACCATCGGTGTCGCGACACCGGGCCAGGTGGCTGGGCTGCTCGACGCGTTCGAGCGCGCCGGCGTACCGGTGGCACAGCTCGCCGTCCACTTCCACGACACCTACGGGCAGGCGCTGTCCAACACACTCACCGCGCTGCGCCACGGGGTGACCATCGTCGACTCCTCCGCCGGCGGGCTCGGTGGCTGCCCTTACGCGAAGAGCGCCACCGGCAACCTCGCCACCGAGGACCTGGTCTGGATGTTGCACGGGCTGGGCATCGAGACCGGCGTGGACCTCGCCGCGTTGGCCGCCACCAGCGCCTGGTTGGCCGGGGAGCTCGGTCGCCCCAGCCCTTCCCGCGCGGTGCAGGCGCTGGTCGGCCCGACCGGAATCAGCTCGACCGGGAACAGCGCTGCCGGTCGGTGA
- a CDS encoding ABC transporter ATP-binding protein — translation MPETHGSTREIPAAEVASPARPGSTAPLTAPAPGAPDSPEAPAPPAATGWLRRLSGYCWRYRRNFLLSLGASLGGMAVTAIVPLVTRLIIDDVITTHTRALMPWAVTLVLGAVLVFGFTQIRRYTAGQLALDVQQDLRADLFHSLTRLDGAKLDRLDTGQVVSRATSDLQLVQGLLFMLPMMIGNLLLFAMSIAVMLWLSLPLTVIALVMGPALWWVATLSRKRLFPATWVAQQEAAAVAGVVDAAIGGVRVVKGFGQEAQELDKLEEASRSLYGARLRAIRLNSRFTPALQAIPALGQVAVLALGGWLAVNGEVTLGTFVAFSTYVAQMTGPVRMLTVVLTVGQQARAGVERVFELIDERPLVTEAPEAHPLRPVPGAPALEFEQVDFHYLAREQERTPTSTAGAAGAAAPAGETGETGETREAGEAGEAGQAPTPVLRGLSFQVAQGETLALVGTSGSGKSTLAQLIPRFYDPAAGAIRLYGQDLREVTLDSIRAMVGIVPEDSFLFSDTVRTNIAYGRPNATEQQIEAAARAAQADGFIRDLPQGYETKVGEQGLTLSGGQRQRIALARAILSDPQVLLLDDATSAVDPQIEAEIHEALRTVMVGRTTVLIAHRRSTLQLADRIAVLDHGRLLDVGTHQELVARCPQYRALITDPEALAGHATSHTTPDGTSNSAIPANLQGPVSPATPNIPAVPAVPAVPATPPAQTTPESARTTTAARSLTGRAAAPELLAQVAALAPATDIPAVPMAEAAAGDPEFTLGRLLKPFRGFLALAFVLLALDAGAGLVVPILIRHGIDDGVTKGVMSGVTVASLIALLVVLLDWLVQSTETKVSGRTGERVLYTLRLKIFAQLNRLGLDYYERELTGRIMTRMTTDVDALSSFLQTGVVTSVVSLLTFFGIFAALLIIDVGLGLTVFTVLPLLAVATVVFRRKSVAQYQASRELISAVNAGLQENVAGMRIVQAFRREGDTRAKFAEQGRAYRDARVRAQFYISLYFPFVEFLSSVAAALVLIAGASRVNAGTLTVGALVAYLLYIDLFFAPVNQLSQIFDGYQQAAVGLGRIRELLRTPTSTPEAADPVPTERLRGEIHFDGVSFAYNGGGEGNPEVLSGIDLRIPAGQTVALVGETGAGKSTLVKLVARFYDATGGTVRVDGCDVTRYRLVDYRHRLGVVPQEAYLFAGTVRDAIAYGRPEATDEQVEAAATAVGAHQMITSLPGGYQHEVAGRGRNLSAGQRQLIALARAELVDPDILLLDEATAALDLATELAVNHASDRLRDGHPDRPGGRTTLVIAHRLTTAERADRVVVLDHGKVVEDGTHAELLKADGAYARLWRAFVAEGHRREPVPAEVTG, via the coding sequence ATGCCTGAGACTCACGGCTCCACCAGGGAGATACCCGCGGCAGAGGTCGCCAGCCCCGCGAGGCCCGGATCCACCGCGCCCCTCACCGCACCCGCGCCAGGCGCCCCGGACAGCCCGGAGGCTCCCGCGCCCCCGGCCGCGACCGGCTGGCTCCGCCGCCTGTCCGGCTACTGCTGGCGCTACCGGCGCAACTTCCTGCTCTCCCTCGGCGCCTCGCTCGGTGGCATGGCGGTCACCGCGATCGTTCCGCTGGTCACCAGGCTGATCATCGACGACGTGATCACCACCCACACCCGCGCGCTCATGCCGTGGGCGGTCACCCTGGTTCTCGGCGCCGTTCTGGTCTTCGGCTTCACCCAGATCCGCCGCTACACCGCAGGCCAGCTCGCCCTGGACGTGCAGCAGGATCTGCGTGCTGACCTGTTCCACTCGCTCACCCGACTCGACGGGGCCAAGCTCGACCGGCTCGACACCGGCCAGGTGGTCAGTCGCGCCACTTCGGACCTGCAGCTGGTGCAGGGCCTGCTCTTCATGCTGCCGATGATGATCGGCAATCTGCTGCTCTTCGCGATGTCGATCGCCGTGATGCTCTGGCTGTCGCTGCCGCTGACCGTGATCGCCCTGGTGATGGGTCCGGCCCTGTGGTGGGTCGCGACATTGAGCCGCAAGCGGCTCTTCCCCGCGACCTGGGTGGCCCAGCAGGAGGCCGCAGCGGTGGCGGGCGTGGTCGACGCGGCGATCGGCGGCGTGCGGGTGGTCAAGGGCTTCGGCCAGGAGGCTCAGGAGCTCGACAAGCTGGAGGAGGCCTCGCGCAGCCTGTACGGGGCGCGACTGCGGGCGATCCGGCTCAACAGCCGCTTCACCCCCGCCCTGCAGGCGATCCCCGCGCTCGGGCAGGTCGCGGTGCTGGCGCTCGGCGGCTGGCTGGCCGTGAACGGCGAGGTCACCCTGGGTACCTTCGTCGCCTTCTCCACCTACGTGGCCCAGATGACCGGCCCGGTCCGGATGCTGACCGTGGTGCTGACGGTTGGCCAGCAGGCTCGCGCCGGCGTGGAGCGGGTCTTCGAGCTGATCGACGAGCGGCCGCTGGTCACCGAGGCGCCCGAGGCTCACCCGCTGCGGCCGGTGCCGGGCGCCCCGGCGTTGGAGTTCGAGCAGGTCGACTTCCACTACCTGGCACGGGAGCAGGAGCGGACCCCGACCTCGACGGCCGGAGCCGCCGGAGCAGCCGCACCAGCCGGCGAGACCGGCGAGACCGGCGAGACCAGAGAGGCCGGCGAGGCGGGCGAGGCCGGTCAGGCCCCGACCCCCGTGCTGCGTGGCCTGAGCTTCCAGGTCGCCCAGGGCGAGACGCTCGCCCTGGTCGGTACTTCCGGCTCGGGCAAGTCCACGCTCGCCCAGCTGATACCCCGGTTCTACGACCCCGCGGCCGGTGCCATCCGGCTCTACGGTCAGGACCTGCGCGAGGTCACCCTCGACTCGATCCGCGCGATGGTCGGCATCGTCCCCGAGGACAGCTTTCTCTTCTCCGACACGGTGCGCACCAACATCGCCTACGGTCGTCCGAACGCCACCGAGCAGCAGATCGAGGCCGCCGCTCGCGCCGCCCAGGCCGATGGCTTCATCCGCGACCTTCCGCAGGGCTACGAAACCAAGGTGGGGGAGCAGGGCCTGACCCTCTCCGGCGGCCAGCGCCAGCGGATCGCACTGGCCCGCGCGATCCTTTCCGACCCGCAGGTGCTGCTGCTCGACGACGCGACCTCGGCGGTCGACCCGCAGATCGAGGCCGAGATCCACGAGGCGCTGCGCACCGTGATGGTCGGCCGTACCACCGTGCTGATCGCTCACCGCCGCTCCACCCTGCAACTCGCCGACCGGATCGCGGTGCTCGACCACGGTCGGCTGCTCGACGTCGGTACCCACCAGGAACTGGTGGCCCGATGTCCGCAGTACCGTGCGCTGATCACCGACCCGGAAGCGCTCGCGGGTCATGCCACGTCCCACACCACGCCGGACGGTACGAGCAACTCGGCCATCCCGGCCAACCTGCAAGGCCCGGTCAGCCCAGCCACCCCGAACATCCCAGCTGTCCCAGCCGTCCCAGCCGTTCCAGCCACCCCGCCCGCCCAGACGACCCCCGAGTCCGCCCGCACCACCACCGCTGCGCGCTCCCTCACCGGCCGCGCCGCAGCCCCCGAGCTGCTGGCCCAGGTCGCGGCGCTCGCGCCGGCCACCGACATCCCGGCGGTCCCGATGGCGGAAGCCGCCGCCGGGGACCCGGAGTTCACGCTCGGCCGCCTGCTCAAGCCGTTCCGCGGCTTCCTGGCGCTGGCCTTCGTGCTGCTCGCGCTGGACGCGGGAGCCGGGCTGGTGGTCCCGATCCTGATCCGGCACGGTATCGACGACGGCGTCACCAAGGGCGTGATGTCCGGCGTCACCGTGGCCTCGCTGATCGCGCTGCTGGTGGTGCTGCTCGACTGGCTGGTGCAGAGCACCGAGACCAAGGTCAGCGGTCGCACCGGCGAGCGGGTCCTCTACACCCTGCGGCTGAAGATCTTCGCCCAGCTCAACCGGCTCGGCCTGGACTACTACGAGCGCGAGCTGACCGGCCGGATCATGACCCGGATGACCACCGATGTCGACGCGCTCTCCAGCTTCCTGCAGACCGGCGTGGTCACCTCGGTGGTCAGCCTGTTGACCTTCTTCGGGATCTTCGCGGCACTGCTGATCATCGACGTCGGCCTGGGCCTGACCGTGTTCACCGTGCTGCCCCTGCTGGCTGTGGCCACCGTGGTGTTCCGCCGGAAGTCGGTGGCGCAGTACCAGGCTTCGCGCGAACTGATCAGCGCGGTCAACGCCGGCCTGCAGGAGAACGTGGCGGGCATGCGGATCGTCCAGGCGTTCCGCCGCGAGGGCGACACCAGGGCCAAGTTCGCCGAGCAGGGCCGCGCCTACCGCGACGCTCGCGTCCGCGCGCAGTTCTACATCTCGCTCTACTTCCCGTTCGTCGAGTTCCTCTCCAGCGTCGCCGCCGCGCTGGTGCTGATCGCCGGCGCGTCCCGGGTGAACGCCGGGACGCTGACGGTCGGTGCGCTGGTCGCCTACCTGCTCTACATCGACCTGTTCTTCGCTCCGGTGAACCAGCTGTCGCAGATCTTCGACGGCTACCAGCAGGCCGCCGTCGGCCTCGGCCGGATCCGCGAGCTGTTGCGGACCCCGACCAGCACGCCCGAGGCAGCCGACCCGGTGCCGACCGAGCGACTGCGCGGTGAGATCCACTTCGACGGCGTCAGCTTCGCCTACAACGGCGGCGGCGAAGGCAACCCGGAGGTGCTGAGCGGCATCGACCTGCGGATCCCGGCCGGCCAGACGGTCGCGTTGGTCGGTGAGACCGGCGCGGGCAAGTCCACGCTGGTCAAGCTGGTCGCCCGGTTCTACGACGCGACCGGTGGCACGGTGCGGGTCGACGGCTGCGACGTGACCCGCTACCGCCTGGTGGACTACCGCCACCGGCTCGGTGTGGTGCCGCAGGAGGCCTACCTGTTCGCCGGCACGGTCCGCGACGCGATCGCCTACGGCCGCCCGGAGGCGACCGACGAGCAGGTCGAGGCCGCTGCCACGGCGGTCGGCGCGCATCAGATGATCACCTCGCTGCCCGGCGGCTACCAGCACGAGGTGGCCGGCCGCGGCCGGAACCTGTCGGCCGGTCAGCGGCAGCTGATCGCGCTCGCCCGGGCCGAACTGGTCGACCCGGACATCCTGCTGCTGGACGAGGCCACCGCGGCCCTCGACCTGGCCACCGAGCTGGCCGTGAACCACGCCTCGGACCGGCTGCGCGACGGCCACCCCGACCGTCCGGGCGGCCGCACCACCCTGGTCATCGCACACCGCCTGACCACAGCGGAGCGGGCGGACCGAGTGGTCGTACTGGACCACGGCAAGGTGGTCGAGGACGGCACGCACGCCGAACTGCTCAAGGCTGACGGGGCGTACGCCCGGCTCTGGCGCGCATTTGTCGCCGAGGGCCACCGCCGCGAGCCGGTGCCTGCGGAGGTGACCGGTTGA
- a CDS encoding TetR/AcrR family transcriptional regulator — MSNVPVVPATPRRDQIRREAARLFAARGFLGVGVDEIGKAVGISGPGLYRHFSGKDAMLADLLVGISERLLDEGRRRAGTTDGPQAALDALISGHVDFALNDPDLITLHDRELLHLKEEDRRRVRRLQRGYVELWVEAVRTAFPELAVTEAESAARAAVHAVFGLLNSTPHSIGLRSTGSGKTVGDRAVLLPRPEMAALLHRLAHGAFAAAADGWAQPAPEPAAQAAQEASQPETQPRP, encoded by the coding sequence ATGTCGAACGTTCCCGTCGTCCCCGCGACCCCCCGCCGCGACCAGATTCGCCGCGAGGCGGCCCGGCTCTTCGCCGCGCGCGGATTCCTGGGCGTCGGGGTGGACGAAATCGGCAAGGCAGTCGGCATCAGCGGTCCAGGGCTCTACCGGCACTTCTCCGGCAAGGACGCCATGCTGGCCGACCTGCTGGTCGGGATCAGCGAGCGGCTGCTGGATGAGGGGCGCCGCCGCGCGGGGACAACGGACGGCCCGCAGGCCGCACTCGACGCGTTGATCAGTGGACATGTCGACTTCGCCCTGAATGATCCCGACCTGATCACGCTGCACGATCGCGAGTTGCTCCATCTCAAGGAGGAGGACCGCCGCCGGGTGCGCCGCCTGCAGCGCGGCTACGTCGAGCTCTGGGTGGAAGCCGTCCGCACCGCCTTTCCCGAGCTGGCCGTGACCGAGGCCGAATCGGCCGCCCGCGCGGCGGTGCACGCGGTGTTCGGGCTGCTCAACTCGACTCCGCACAGCATCGGCCTCCGCTCGACCGGCTCGGGCAAGACGGTCGGCGACCGGGCGGTCCTGCTGCCGCGCCCCGAGATGGCGGCCTTGCTGCACCGCCTGGCGCACGGCGCCTTCGCGGCGGCGGCGGACGGCTGGGCGCAGCCGGCACCAGAGCCGGCGGCGCAGGCGGCGCAGGAGGCGTCGCAGCCGGAAACGCAGCCGCGACCGTAG
- a CDS encoding acetyl/propionyl/methylcrotonyl-CoA carboxylase subunit alpha: protein MFDTVLVANRGEIAVRVIRTLRRLSIRSVAVYSDADADARHVREADTAVRLGPADRSDSSATETYLRGDQIIAAALRTGAQAIHPGYGFLAENPGFARACAEAGLVFIGPPAEAVELMGDKINAKEAVRAVGVPVVPGSRAGATSDEELIRAAEEIGYPVLIKPSAGGGGKGMRLVRDPAELPSELAAARRVARTAFGDDTLLLERWVDRPRHIEVQVLADAHGTTVHLGERECSLQRRHQKLIEEAPSVLLDERTRAAMGAAAVRAAEACGYTGAGTVEFIVPGDDPDQVAADAPLAAATGVGGTAGASGIGGTESAGDTGSTGSAAGAVRDFFFMEMNTRLQVEHPVTELAVAVTRSTSAGPSAGWAPAGERLDLVEWQLRVAAGESLSFCQTDISFLGHAIEARICAEDPARDFLPTGGRILVLEEPYGEGIRVDSGLTTGTEITSAYDPMLGKVIAYGPDRATALLRLRNALADTKLLGVTTNAGFLRRLLAHPDVVAGRLDTGLVERAVQQHPELLADQGRHDSVNGSGLGDPESSADSVTSIPDAAASDAGLAPAPATPDAVLIAAALLRHHRLVPAAASDGWTDPFALPSGWRLAGEPAWTTHRLRVAGHDPLSVLVRPVSADKVIEATDSPSTVFSDLLVRLGEGPIRRARATVGATDLALTLDGLRITFAHATDNSPSVSGGGPVLWLGSGGDNWAVHPYDPVTDRSAAGDAHHGALTAPMPGTVTVVKASVGDLVRRGQPLLVLEAMKMEHVISAPHDGVVSELHAAAGSTVAMEQLLAVVLPEEEAAAGDPAEVSS from the coding sequence ATGTTCGACACCGTCCTGGTCGCCAATCGCGGCGAGATCGCCGTGCGGGTGATCCGCACCCTGCGGCGGCTCAGCATCCGGTCGGTCGCCGTCTACAGCGATGCCGACGCCGACGCCAGGCACGTCCGCGAGGCCGACACCGCCGTACGGCTCGGTCCGGCCGACCGCAGCGACAGCAGCGCGACCGAGACCTACCTGCGAGGCGATCAGATCATCGCCGCGGCGCTGCGCACCGGGGCCCAGGCCATCCACCCCGGTTACGGATTCCTCGCGGAGAACCCCGGCTTCGCCCGTGCCTGCGCCGAGGCCGGTCTGGTCTTCATCGGCCCGCCCGCCGAGGCGGTCGAGCTGATGGGCGACAAGATCAACGCCAAGGAGGCCGTCCGCGCCGTCGGCGTCCCCGTGGTGCCTGGCAGCCGGGCCGGCGCGACGAGCGACGAGGAACTGATCCGCGCGGCCGAGGAGATCGGCTACCCGGTGCTGATCAAGCCGTCGGCCGGCGGTGGCGGCAAGGGGATGCGGTTGGTCCGCGACCCCGCCGAGCTGCCCTCCGAGCTTGCCGCGGCCCGTCGGGTGGCCCGTACCGCCTTCGGTGACGACACGCTGCTGCTGGAGCGCTGGGTGGACCGCCCCCGGCACATCGAGGTGCAGGTCCTCGCGGACGCCCACGGGACCACCGTGCACCTCGGCGAGCGGGAGTGCAGTCTGCAGCGCCGTCATCAGAAGTTGATCGAAGAGGCACCCTCCGTTCTGTTGGACGAGCGGACCAGGGCAGCGATGGGGGCCGCCGCCGTCCGTGCCGCCGAGGCCTGCGGCTACACCGGCGCAGGCACGGTGGAGTTCATCGTGCCCGGCGACGATCCGGACCAGGTGGCTGCCGACGCACCGCTCGCCGCGGCTACGGGCGTCGGGGGCACCGCTGGCGCCAGCGGCATCGGCGGCACCGAAAGCGCCGGGGACACCGGAAGCACCGGAAGCGCTGCGGGTGCCGTACGCGACTTCTTCTTCATGGAGATGAACACCCGCCTCCAAGTGGAGCACCCGGTGACCGAACTGGCGGTCGCGGTCACCCGCTCGACCTCGGCCGGCCCGTCCGCCGGCTGGGCACCGGCCGGCGAGCGGCTCGACCTGGTCGAGTGGCAACTGCGGGTCGCCGCAGGTGAGTCGTTGTCGTTCTGCCAGACAGACATCTCCTTTCTCGGTCATGCCATCGAGGCGCGGATCTGCGCCGAGGACCCAGCGCGGGACTTCCTGCCGACCGGTGGTCGGATCCTGGTACTGGAGGAGCCGTACGGCGAGGGCATCCGGGTGGACTCGGGCCTCACTACGGGCACGGAGATCACCAGCGCCTACGACCCGATGCTCGGCAAGGTCATCGCCTACGGCCCGGACCGCGCGACGGCACTGCTGCGGCTGCGCAATGCACTGGCGGACACCAAGCTGTTGGGCGTGACCACGAATGCCGGCTTCCTGCGCCGGCTACTCGCTCACCCCGATGTGGTGGCCGGTCGACTCGACACCGGTCTGGTCGAGCGGGCCGTCCAGCAGCACCCCGAACTGCTGGCCGACCAGGGCCGCCACGACTCCGTGAACGGCTCTGGGCTCGGGGACCCTGAGTCGTCAGCGGACTCGGTGACTTCCATTCCCGATGCCGCCGCCTCCGACGCCGGGCTTGCGCCCGCGCCCGCGACACCGGATGCGGTGCTGATCGCCGCGGCACTCCTGCGGCACCATCGGCTCGTGCCCGCCGCCGCCTCCGACGGCTGGACCGATCCCTTCGCGCTCCCTTCTGGTTGGCGTCTGGCCGGCGAACCGGCCTGGACAACTCACCGACTTCGCGTCGCCGGGCACGACCCGCTGTCGGTTCTGGTACGACCGGTCAGTGCTGACAAGGTAATTGAGGCGACTGACAGTCCGTCAACCGTTTTCTCGGATCTACTGGTCCGTCTGGGTGAAGGTCCGATCCGTCGGGCCCGCGCCACGGTCGGCGCGACCGATCTGGCCCTCACCCTCGATGGTCTGCGCATCACGTTCGCGCACGCCACTGACAACTCGCCGTCGGTTTCCGGTGGCGGCCCGGTGCTCTGGCTCGGCAGCGGCGGCGACAACTGGGCGGTACACCCGTACGACCCAGTGACCGACCGCAGCGCAGCCGGTGATGCCCACCACGGCGCGCTCACCGCGCCGATGCCCGGCACCGTCACCGTGGTCAAGGCCTCGGTCGGCGACCTGGTCCGACGCGGCCAACCGCTCCTGGTCCTGGAGGCCATGAAGATGGAGCACGTGATCTCCGCGCCGCACGACGGCGTGGTCAGCGAACTGCACGCCGCCGCGGGTAGCACCGTCGCGATGGAGCAGCTCCTCGCGGTCGTCCTCCCGGAGGAGGAGGCCGCTGCCGGCGACCCTGCGGAGGTGTCCTCATGA
- a CDS encoding carboxyl transferase domain-containing protein — protein MALSTPGLTPQHPWEAAGTTGAAATRAPAAGSAPFGPPTGSWPGPVSAAGGGRSVSPAATAAPAPRLRSSVDPASAAFRSNTEAHQALVTELRAKLNAAALGGGAKARERHTARGKLLPRDRVDTLLDPGSPFLELCPLAADGLYDGAAPAAGVIAGIGRVAGREVVVVANDATVKGGTYYPMTVKKHLRAQEVALENRLPCVYLVDSGGAFLPMQDEVFPDRDHFGRIFYNQARLSGAGIPQIAAVLGSCTAGGAYVPAMSDQAVIVRNQGTIFLGGPPLVKAATGEVVTAEELGGGELHSRTSGVTDHLAEDDTHALDIVRTIVAGLGPRPAQPWPLAPVEPPAVDPAELYGAVPVDPRTPYDVREVIARLVDGSRFAEFKAEYGATLVTGFARIHGHPVGIVANNGVLFAESALKGAHFIELCDQRGIPLLFLQNITGFMVGRQYEAGGIAKHGAKMVTAVACTRVPKLTVVIGGSYGAGNYSMCGRAYSPRFLWMWPGAKISVMGGEQAASVLATVRRDQFEARGEEWAPEAEEEFKRPVREQYERQGNAYYATARLWDDGVIDPMDTRTAVGLALTACANAPLAPPAPYGVFRM, from the coding sequence ATGGCCCTGTCGACCCCCGGCCTCACCCCCCAGCATCCGTGGGAGGCTGCCGGCACCACGGGAGCAGCCGCGACCCGCGCACCTGCGGCCGGTTCTGCACCGTTCGGTCCGCCGACCGGCTCCTGGCCCGGCCCGGTGTCGGCCGCCGGCGGCGGTCGCTCGGTGTCACCCGCCGCCACAGCTGCCCCGGCGCCCAGGCTGCGCTCGTCCGTCGACCCGGCTTCGGCTGCGTTCCGGTCGAACACCGAGGCGCACCAGGCCCTGGTCACGGAGCTGCGCGCCAAGCTGAACGCCGCCGCGCTCGGCGGTGGCGCCAAGGCCCGCGAGCGGCACACGGCGCGCGGCAAGCTTCTCCCCCGTGACCGGGTGGACACCCTGCTCGACCCGGGCTCACCGTTCCTGGAGCTCTGCCCACTGGCCGCCGACGGTCTCTACGACGGAGCGGCGCCGGCGGCCGGGGTGATCGCCGGGATCGGCCGGGTGGCCGGCCGCGAGGTCGTGGTGGTGGCGAACGACGCCACCGTCAAGGGCGGCACCTACTACCCGATGACGGTGAAGAAGCACCTGCGGGCCCAGGAGGTGGCCCTGGAGAACCGGCTGCCCTGTGTGTACCTGGTGGACTCCGGCGGCGCGTTCCTGCCGATGCAGGACGAGGTCTTCCCCGACCGCGACCACTTCGGCCGGATCTTCTACAACCAGGCCCGGCTGTCCGGCGCCGGGATCCCGCAGATCGCGGCCGTGCTCGGCTCCTGCACGGCGGGCGGCGCCTACGTCCCGGCGATGAGCGACCAGGCAGTGATCGTCCGCAACCAGGGCACCATCTTCCTCGGCGGCCCGCCGCTGGTGAAGGCGGCCACCGGTGAGGTCGTCACGGCCGAGGAGCTCGGTGGCGGCGAACTGCACTCCCGCACCTCCGGAGTGACGGACCATCTGGCCGAGGACGACACTCACGCACTCGACATCGTGCGCACCATCGTGGCCGGTCTCGGTCCGCGCCCGGCCCAGCCGTGGCCGCTCGCCCCGGTCGAGCCCCCCGCCGTCGACCCGGCAGAGCTGTACGGGGCGGTCCCGGTGGACCCGCGCACGCCTTATGACGTCCGCGAGGTGATCGCCCGGCTGGTCGACGGCAGCCGCTTCGCCGAGTTCAAGGCCGAGTACGGTGCCACGCTGGTCACCGGGTTCGCCCGGATCCACGGGCACCCGGTCGGCATCGTCGCCAACAACGGCGTGCTCTTCGCCGAGTCCGCGCTCAAGGGAGCGCACTTCATCGAACTCTGCGACCAGCGCGGCATCCCGCTGCTCTTCCTGCAGAACATCACCGGTTTCATGGTCGGTCGCCAGTACGAGGCGGGCGGCATCGCCAAGCACGGCGCGAAGATGGTCACGGCGGTGGCCTGCACCCGGGTCCCGAAGCTGACCGTGGTGATCGGCGGCTCGTACGGAGCCGGCAACTACTCGATGTGCGGCCGGGCCTATTCGCCTCGCTTCCTGTGGATGTGGCCGGGTGCCAAGATCTCGGTGATGGGCGGCGAGCAGGCTGCTTCCGTCCTCGCCACGGTCCGCCGCGACCAGTTCGAGGCCCGCGGCGAGGAGTGGGCGCCCGAGGCGGAGGAAGAGTTCAAGCGCCCCGTCCGCGAGCAGTACGAGCGGCAGGGCAACGCGTACTACGCCACCGCTCGACTCTGGGACGACGGCGTGATCGACCCCATGGACACCCGGACGGCGGTCGGCCTGGCCCTGACCGCCTGCGCCAACGCCCCGCTCGCGCCGCCCGCACCGTACGGCGTGTTCCGGATGTAA